A segment of the Mogibacterium diversum genome:
TGCGCCAAAATTAACCACACCTTCATCTCCTATGAAGGTAAATGATTCCTCTCTGCCATCCTCTCTAATAATCTTAGCGCTTTCCTTACCTGCTACATTTCTTTCTACTAGTAGTTTTACTTCAAAGCTATGATTCCACCTATTTCCAAACGCCCCTTTATATGTGTTTATCGAATTATAAAATCGCCCAAATACTAGAGGCGACTTGCCATCAATAACTAAGTCATCCTTTTCATAAATAAAATTACCAGATGATAGGTTTACTGGATCTTTACTAAAGGCATGAGTAATATCATATTTGCCCTTTGCATTTTCTAGGGCCTTTGCGGTTGCTGTATTGATCGCTTCATCAATTTCTTTTATCCAATTCTGATTCGCAGGCAAGTTGAAACCATTAGCTGTTGAGGTCGCTAATGCCGATAATCCTGTATTCATAAGTGAAATCAAATTGCCATATTCGAGGAATAAGTCTTTGGTAGCAGCCTCTATTTCATCTATTTTCCTAATTTTATTCTCTAGAACATTTATTACATTGAGTTCAACTTCTTTAGAATGCCTCAAAGTATTCATCGTATTACTAACGACCGCACTTATATCTGGGATAGATATCATCAATAACATGTACAAAAGCAACGATGTATCTATACCTTTAATAATATTTTTATGCTTACTTATATCATCATTGATATCATCTTCCCTTAAGATCTCATCACCTACAGCATCTATCAATGTATTGCAGTCAGTTTTTACAATATCACCAAGAGAAGAAAGTCCATGTATTATCTTCTTAACTCCCATCATGTGCGTGCAAGCATGTCTATACCAGTTACCACTTAAATTTCCATTTGAAGTAAAGCTATCTAAGGTAGAATTAATTTTCTCTGTAGCTTCTGTAACCTTGGAAATTCCTTTTAACATGCTGTCACACTGCATTTTTATGCACTGAGGATTTACGACTCTTCCGCCCATACATTCTCCCTCTATTTATATCTCAGATCATCATTAATGGCTTCCAATTTATTTCTACTTTTTGTCTTTGATTCTTTTATTTCAGCAATCAGGTTTTCAAATAGTCTTTCACTATCACGCATACTTAAATTTGCCTCATCTAGTAAATTCACCATTTCCTTATCATATGAATACTTTTCACGTTGCTCTTCAAGCACCCCTATGTTTCTATGCGTTTCATAAAAACAATCTTCGTTATCTTTGATTTTTTTCTCTGCCGCTTCAAGCTCTTCTATCTGTTCTTCAAGCTTTTTTCTTGCATTCAGCAATTCACTTCTATCATCTACACTCATTATAAAATCCTTATTCTACTTTACAGCCTTGCGATTATGTCTTCCTGCAAACTTTTTTGCTGTCTTTGAATCCCATTGTGCAAACAGCGAGTCGGTTTTAAATAGCTTTGCAGAATCGTCAGCAATCTGCTCCTTAAGCTTGTTTACCACTTTAGAAAAATCTTCATACAATGTCTGAGCACTTGCAACTGCAGTTAGTGTCGACTCTTCATCTCTCTGAAGCGCATCTACCATTACCAGCGTGGATCCCGCACTTAAACTAGCCGCGGTGTTCGCCACTTCACCTTTTACAATTTGTATATCAGCCATAATATTCCCTTCTTTCATAGCAATTCTATATTACTAAGATATATCATCTATATTCTATCTAAAAAACTTCCCCACTTCATCCTTGTACACGAAGTCCGTAATACCTCCGCAGTCCTCGCACTTGGACGAGCGGCAGCCAAAGCCTTGGCCGTATTTACCAAATCCCACGCGCATTTTATCTGATCCGCAAAATGCACATATCTCATTATATCCCATCTCGCGGTTACACGCATCGCCAGAGCCTCCTCGGACATCTACCGGCAGATGCTTGCCTTCATTTGGCAGAGCCTCTGTATCTGTCTCGTTAAAACTGGAAACCACGCTATTTAGCTCATTTTCCGTCATGACCCATCTTCCATCTGCCATGTTTCTCCCACCTCTCTATGGATTAATGCGCTGTGTTGTGTTAATATAGTGCACATATTAATTTTATATTACATTTCAGAAATATCAAGGAGAACACATGCTCACAGGCAAGCAAAGAAGTTATCTAAAGGGGCTCGCGCAGAAGATCGAGCCGACTGTATATATTGGCAAGGCTGACCTCACGGAGAACATCGTACGCTCTATCGACGAAAATCTTACGGCGAATGAACTTGTAAAATGTCAGATTCAGGAAGGCTCACTTCTCGACCCTACCGAGGTGTGCAGCGAACTTGCGGAGACTCTTCACGCTGAGTTCGTCGCAGCAATTGGGCGCCGCTTCGTGCTATATAGAAGGGCGAGAAATCCTAAGAATGTAAAAATCGAGCTGCCGAAGGCACCTCACAAGTAGTTTTTAAATATTTTTATATATTAAATATTTAAATTGATAGAAACATATATACATACGGAAATAAAAGCATAGCACTTAGCGCCCATCTTCGGGATGCTAAGTGCTTTTACAGTTATAGTCCGATCTCGTCAGCAATCTCGCGCATAGCTTCCAGCGAAATGTCTATAAACTCATCGAAGCTAACTCCGATTTCCTCGATAGCCGCCATGTACTGTCTGTTCGCTCCTGCTGCAAATCTCGTTTCCTTAAACCTTTTATTTACCGACTTGTGCTTAACGCTCGCAATCTTCTTATCTGGGTAAATCTGCGCAACAGCCTTGCAGAATCCGCTCATCGGGTCAGCAGCAAGGAGTGCAATCTCTAGTGTGGATTTCGCAACAACGCCAGACTCCGGGTTATGTGCGCAAATAGCCTGTGCCATAACCGGCTCATCGTAGCCTTCGTCCTTTAGAATCTGCGCC
Coding sequences within it:
- a CDS encoding TIGR04197 family type VII secretion effector, translating into MADIQIVKGEVANTAASLSAGSTLVMVDALQRDEESTLTAVASAQTLYEDFSKVVNKLKEQIADDSAKLFKTDSLFAQWDSKTAKKFAGRHNRKAVK
- a CDS encoding YhbY family RNA-binding protein, which codes for MLTGKQRSYLKGLAQKIEPTVYIGKADLTENIVRSIDENLTANELVKCQIQEGSLLDPTEVCSELAETLHAEFVAAIGRRFVLYRRARNPKNVKIELPKAPHK
- a CDS encoding HD domain-containing protein, which codes for MSEHITREQANELLHKYVKGENYITHSYAVEAIMRGLAKKLAPDEIEFWGICGLLHDLDEETADWRTDMSTHGPVSAQILKDEGYDEPVMAQAICAHNPESGVVAKSTLEIALLAADPMSGFCKAVAQIYPDKKIASVKHKSVNKRFKETRFAAGANRQYMAAIEEIGVSFDEFIDISLEAMREIADEIGL